In Spiroplasma clarkii, the DNA window TTTATATTTTGCTTGTATTTCTGCTTGTTTCATAGTAACATTGGTCATTTTCTCTTGATTTAATTGAGTTTTTCAAGTAAATGCTAGCGTTATTCCCCTTACCAATAATGATGTAAAGAATATTGCAAATAGAGCTGAAACCCCATAATTAGCTTTAGTAGCGTCAATTACCCCTTCGGCATTTGTGCCAGAAAAGAGCCTAATAAAGCCAACCAGAACAAATGCTAATGGATAAACGAAGAATCCATAGAAGAATGATCCTCCAGTTTCACTAAAAGCACTAAGCCATGAAGAAATTGATTTAAATTGATATTCACTAATCGTTCCATTGACGGCATCTACATCAAAGAAGTGGTTTTTATAACCACTGTCACCAAGAGATTTAATAATAATCTCAAATGACACCCCTGGGGCAAAAATGTTATTACCCGACATATCTTTAATTTGTCCAACCGTATAGTCTGATTGATACATCTGCACACAACCCCATAACATTGAAATAATTATGAAGATGAAGATAACAATTTTTGTTCATCCCCAGATTGTCTTTAATATGTCTTTTGGTGTTCTTTTACCCTTACCATTTTTTCCGCCAAAGTATTTAGAGTAATCTTGTTTGTACACAGATCTCACCTTCTTTTTATCTTATTTTATTTAAACTGTTTTTTAATTCATTAAGGTTTTGTTCAAAAGTCATTTTTGTAATTGGCACCCTAGCCATAATAATAATTTGGGCTTTTTTTTCTTTGATATCAGGCAATAAACCTCTTACCATTTGACGAATTTGTCTTTTGACTTTATTTCTAAATACAGCATTTCCTAGTTTTTTTCCCACTGAAACCCCATATTTAAACCTTTTTTTATCATCAATAAAGTAGTAAATCACAAATGATGGTGATTTAATGTACTTTTTATTACTTATTATATTTTGAAAATGGTGGTTTTTCTTTATGATATATTGGTTCTTCATAAAAAAAATTAAGCTGAAAGTCTTACTCTACCTTTAGCA includes these proteins:
- the rnpA gene encoding ribonuclease P protein component; amino-acid sequence: MKNQYIIKKNHHFQNIISNKKYIKSPSFVIYYFIDDKKRFKYGVSVGKKLGNAVFRNKVKRQIRQMVRGLLPDIKEKKAQIIIMARVPITKMTFEQNLNELKNSLNKIR
- the yidC gene encoding membrane protein insertase YidC → MYKQDYSKYFGGKNGKGKRTPKDILKTIWGWTKIVIFIFIIISMLWGCVQMYQSDYTVGQIKDMSGNNIFAPGVSFEIIIKSLGDSGYKNHFFDVDAVNGTISEYQFKSISSWLSAFSETGGSFFYGFFVYPLAFVLVGFIRLFSGTNAEGVIDATKANYGVSALFAIFFTSLLVRGITLAFTWKTQLNQEKMTNVTMKQAEIQAKYKGSSDPATKQKQHMEMMALYKKEGISPLSSMATQFLSMPFLFAMFSIVRSVRVLKVTTIGQITLIEQPWAQIQAGNYVYMSIIAVYLPLQILSMLLPMFLQMTKKSKKPITEKQRKARKKQLLFQLVFIFVFIFIVSSIATGVAIYWIFSSGFQIVQTLSFHYLKETRTKRIVKKREKMIKASKMKNTKNA